Part of the Streptomyces sp. HSG2 genome, GGGGTGAACAGTCGTGACCTTCACCGACAAGCCGCGTTTGACTCTCCCACCACGTGACCGGCGGGGTCCTCACAGCCCCGCGAAGGCGCCACCCGCGTCGCTCAACCCCCCGGGAAAGGCCATGGATTGGGGACGCAGTCGATGCCGTCGTGGTCGACGAACTTGGTCTGCTGCTGCATCACCGGGGCGAGCTGGCCGTCCTTGTCGCACGTCTCGTGGTTGAAGCCGATGCGGTGACCGATCTCGTGATTGATCAGCATCTGTCGATACCCGTGGATGTCGTCGCCGTAGGTCTCGGCGCCCCGCGCCCATCGATAGGCGTTGATCATGACGCGCTCGGTGGCGGCCGAGTCGCAGGAGACGTTGTCCACGGTGGTGTCCAGACCCGACTCGGCGCACCAGACGGCGGTGGTGCCGGGACTGGCCAGGGTGATGACGAAGTCGGCCTGGCCCGAGTGGACACGCTCGAAGGAGCGGGCCCCGTCGTGAGCCCAACTCCGGGCGTCGTTCAAGGTGCGGTGGACGGCCTGGGCGAACAACTCGGCGTCGAGGTCCAACCCCCGCTCGACGTCCACCCGGTAGCGGTACCGTCGGCCGGTCTCCGGCCCCGGGTCGATGCCGGGAACGGCGTCGAACGTCCCCGGTCCCTCCGCCGTCTCGTCGATTGGGAAGGTCGTCGCCATCATCTCCTCGTAGGAGGGGGAGGTCTCGACCTCGGGCGACCGAGGCGTCGGACGCCGATCGGTTCGCGAGGCCGTGCCGTCCGTGTCGCGCCCGTCCTCGGCGGCTCGCGCCGCCGCGGCGTCCGCGCCGCCGCGCTCGCCGGTGACCTGGACGGCCACCGCGACCGCCAGCGCGGTGGTGACCGCCGCCGCGGCGACCCCCACGACGGTGCGCCCCCGGCCGCCCTTGACCGGTCGACAGCCGTCGACCGCGTGAGGCGGCACGGAGGCTGCTCCTCCGGGCCCTCCACCGGGCTCCGGGGCGGGCCCGGCGGGCGCCGGCCTCGGAGCCGGAACACCCCGCGCGGGCCCGGCGAGGCCCCCCGACGGGCGCTTCGCGGCGGGGCCGGGCGGGGCAGGCGGGCCTTGGTCGAAGGCGGCCAGGTAATCGGGGCGCGGACCCGCCGTGGACGCGCCGTCCTCGGGCCCCCTCGGGCGGGTCCCGCGCTGCCGGGGCAGGGGGTCGACGGGTGCCCCGACGTCGGCCCCGACGCCCCGCCCCTCGATGTCCCCCGGGGTGTCCCACGGCTCGGGGTGCCCTCCCCTCGCCCGCGGCACGTCGGGCTCACCGGCGCCCGGCACCTCCTCGGACGGCGGGGGGAAACCGTGCGCCGGCGTGTCGGCGACGTCCCGGTGGACCAAGGAGGCCCCGGACCCGGGAGAGGAAGGCGGCGAGGCGGGAGCCGGAGCGGAGCGGCCGTCGGCGGTGGCCCGACCGGCGCCGATCCCGACGCCCGGCCCGGAAACGCCGCGCGCACGCCCCGCCTCCGGGTCGGGGCCTTGGGACCGTCCGGCGTCGCGGACCCCCTCCGGGGGCCGCCCCTCCGGGTCCCCCTCGCGCGTCGCCTCCGCGCCCGCCGGGGCGGCGTGCCGGGCGTGCCTGCCACGCCCGGCGGTCGTCGGACCCGTGGGATGCGTCGACCCGCGCGGCGCTGTCCCCTCTGCCTCCGCGGCCGGTCCTGGGCGGCTGTGGCGTCCCACTTCGCGCCTCAGCCCCCCGGGGTCTCGTCGGCGTCGCCCTCGTCCGCGGCGCCCGCCCGCCGGCGGAGGGGCCCCTCACCGCGTGCGAGACCCGTCCGGCCACGGGCGACCCGCGGCGCCCCCGTGTCGGTCGACAACTCGCGGAACGCGGTCGCGACGGCCTCCGGGTACTCCATCATGGCCACGTGCCCGGCGTCGGGCAGGGTCAGCAGCCGGGAGTCCCGGAAGGCGCGGGCGGCACGGGCGGCCATGCGGTGGGCGACGAGTCGGTCGCGCCCCCCGTAGACCAGGAGCGTCGGCGCGATGACCCGCTCGGCCTGGCGCCACAAACCGTGTCGGCCGCCCAGGGTGTAGGCGTCCACCAGACCGCGCGCCGAGCCGGCCATGGCCTCCCAGAAGTACGGCAGCGCGACGCGCCGCTCCATCTCCTCGACGGCCCGCCGGAACGCCTCCGGGGTGACTCGGTCGGGGTCGCCGTAGCAGAGGTCCAGGACACCCCGGACGCGTTGCTCGGCGCTCCAGTCGCGGGAGTACCGCGTGAACAGCCGCACCATGCCGGGCAACGCGAGCAGGGCCGTGGGCACCGCGCCGCGTTGCACCCGGATCTCCGGCAGCGCCGGCGAGACCAGGCTCAGCGTCCGCACCAGGTCGGGCCGGACCGCGGCGACCCGGGTGAGGACGGCGCCGCCGAGCGAGTTCCCGATCAGGTGTGCCGGACCCCGACGGGTGGAATCGAGGTAGCGGACCACCGCGCGCGCGTGGCCGGTGATCGAGTAGTCCCCGTCCACCGGGGGGGTCGAGCCGCCGAAGCCGGGCAGGTCGAGCGCCTCGCCGTCCACCTCGTCCTCCAACAAGGCCATCAACGCCGACCAGTTCTGCGAGGAGCCTCCCAGGCCGTGGACGTAGAGGGCGGGCGGCAGGCCCGCGCGCGCCGGCGGGCGGGCGCGCACCGCCAGGGTCGTGCCCGGGAGGCGGACGGACCGGAGCCGCTCGCCGTCGGCGAGACACACCGGCGTGATCCGAGGACACGCCGCGGCGGTCGACACGGACGGCGGTTCGGTCGAAGACATGCCGCAATGCTACGAGACCGTCACCCCGGGCTCGGTGGTTTCGCGCCCGCTCCCCCCCGGCGACGCCGCGCGGGGGGTGGTGCCGCGTGCCGTCGCGCGACAACCGTCCCCCTCGCTCCCGGGCCCGCCGCCCTGCGGACGCTCGGGCGCGGCGAGTACCGGAGGTCACGGACGCGTGGCGTCGACGGGACCGGTCTCCTAGGCTCGTACGCGAGGGCACCGGGGCGTGGTCACGGCACCTCGGGACGCCGGAGAAGGGAGCCCGCCATGACCGTCGACCCGAGCGATCCGGAGACCTTCGCGCAGGACGGCTCCGAGGAGCCCGACGACGTCGCCGTCGAGGCCCCGAGGGCCGACGCCGCGGAGCAGCGGGCCGAACTGGCCCCGGGGCGGGACGATCCCCTGACCGGGGAGGACGCCGACCGCGCGGCCGAGGCCGACCTGCTCGAACAGGCGCGGGTGATCAGTCTCGACGAGGACGACTACCGGTGAGGACCCGGTCACGTCGGGGCCCGGACGCGGACGACCGCAGAGGGCCGCGCTCGGCTCGTCGCCACGACCCTCGCGCCCTCTCGCGCACCGGCGGACGAGATTCCGCGCTCTCGACGCGCACACCGGGGTTACCGAAAAGTACGATGGCGGCGCGGCGCACACCGCACAAGGACGATTCTGGGAGGCGGCGTGACAGCCATCGAGCAGACAGAGGCGGCACGCCCACGCGGGACCCGCCTGCCGCGGCACGCTCGGCGCAAC contains:
- a CDS encoding DUF3152 domain-containing protein, with the protein product MPPHAVDGCRPVKGGRGRTVVGVAAAAVTTALAVAVAVQVTGERGGADAAAARAAEDGRDTDGTASRTDRRPTPRSPEVETSPSYEEMMATTFPIDETAEGPGTFDAVPGIDPGPETGRRYRYRVDVERGLDLDAELFAQAVHRTLNDARSWAHDGARSFERVHSGQADFVITLASPGTTAVWCAESGLDTTVDNVSCDSAATERVMINAYRWARGAETYGDDIHGYRQMLINHEIGHRIGFNHETCDKDGQLAPVMQQQTKFVDHDGIDCVPNPWPFPGG
- a CDS encoding alpha/beta fold hydrolase, translating into MSSTEPPSVSTAAACPRITPVCLADGERLRSVRLPGTTLAVRARPPARAGLPPALYVHGLGGSSQNWSALMALLEDEVDGEALDLPGFGGSTPPVDGDYSITGHARAVVRYLDSTRRGPAHLIGNSLGGAVLTRVAAVRPDLVRTLSLVSPALPEIRVQRGAVPTALLALPGMVRLFTRYSRDWSAEQRVRGVLDLCYGDPDRVTPEAFRRAVEEMERRVALPYFWEAMAGSARGLVDAYTLGGRHGLWRQAERVIAPTLLVYGGRDRLVAHRMAARAARAFRDSRLLTLPDAGHVAMMEYPEAVATAFRELSTDTGAPRVARGRTGLARGEGPLRRRAGAADEGDADETPGG